AATTCCGCATTCATTTTTTGCGGGTCATTTGCATGTTTTTTCTTTAAATTTTCTACATGTGGAGTTATCTCTTTCATTTTTTTCATTGTAGTCATCTGCTGTATATAAAAAGGCACTAAAATAATTTTAATTAAAATTGTAAAGATAATTATAGAAACACCGTAATTACCTACATATTTATTTATAAACTCTAATATTTGACCTAAATACATTCCAATTGATGTCATAATAAACCTCCAAAATTATTTTACTGGATCATATCCTCCTGGATTAAAAGGATTACACCTTAATATCCTCCAAACAGCCATTAAACCACCCTTAAAAATACCATATTTTGTAATTGCATCAATTGCATACTGAGAACACGTAGGATAAAATCTGCAACACCTTGGCTTTAAAGGTGATAAAACTTTTTGATAGAATTTTATTAAATATATTATAATTATTTTCATCTTTTTTTCACCGGCATAATAGGAGTTTTTTTTAACAACATTTTTATTGCATTATTAATCATATGAAAATCCGCTTCTATTATTTTTGTTCTAGCAATAAATACCATGTCATATCCTGTGTTTAATTTTGAATCCATTAATCTTAGACTTTCATTCATTAATCTGCGTATATGATTTCTTATAACGCTTTTCCCAATTTTCTTGCTTATAGAATAACCAA
This is a stretch of genomic DNA from Aceticella autotrophica. It encodes these proteins:
- the yidD gene encoding membrane protein insertion efficiency factor YidD, with translation MKIIIIYLIKFYQKVLSPLKPRCCRFYPTCSQYAIDAITKYGIFKGGLMAVWRILRCNPFNPGGYDPVK
- the rnpA gene encoding ribonuclease P protein component, encoding MIKLKKTYEFKNVYNNGCSLANKYLILYYYKNNLNYNRVGYSISKKIGKSVIRNHIRRLMNESLRLMDSKLNTGYDMVFIARTKIIEADFHMINNAIKMLLKKTPIMPVKKR